Proteins encoded within one genomic window of Bradyrhizobium sp. 186:
- a CDS encoding YgcG family protein: protein MSCVLWRTIIVFALLLGWSLPASADVAVPQLTGRVVDQTGTLSSGDIAALSQKLRDFETRKGSQIAVLIVSTTEPETIEQFSIRVAEAWKIGRKKVDDGAILVVAKNDRHLRIEVGYGLEGALTDVTSRRIIDEVVTPKFRTGDFAGGIADGVDRMVRIIDGEPLPVPSRSVNFGNLENIGPIIPVTLFASFIIGGILRTLLGQLLGSVATGSLIGVLALFFVGSVGVAVIVGFIGFSLAFIADLFPKSTGPSRGGSRSSGSSSGGGWSSGSSSSDSGSFSGGGGSFGGGGASGSW from the coding sequence ATGTCGTGCGTTTTGTGGCGAACGATAATCGTATTTGCGCTGTTGCTTGGCTGGTCGCTCCCCGCCTCAGCGGACGTCGCGGTGCCGCAGCTCACCGGACGCGTGGTCGACCAGACCGGCACCCTGTCGAGCGGCGACATTGCAGCGCTGTCGCAAAAACTCCGTGATTTCGAGACGCGCAAGGGCAGCCAGATCGCCGTGCTGATCGTATCGACGACGGAGCCTGAGACGATCGAGCAGTTCTCGATCCGCGTCGCGGAGGCCTGGAAGATCGGACGCAAGAAGGTCGATGACGGCGCGATCCTCGTGGTGGCCAAGAACGACCGGCATTTGCGGATCGAGGTCGGCTACGGCCTCGAGGGTGCGCTGACCGACGTGACCTCGCGGCGGATCATCGACGAGGTCGTCACTCCAAAGTTCCGAACGGGCGACTTCGCCGGCGGAATCGCTGATGGCGTCGATCGCATGGTTCGCATCATCGACGGTGAGCCTTTGCCGGTTCCCTCGCGCAGCGTAAATTTCGGCAATTTGGAAAACATCGGGCCGATCATCCCGGTCACGCTGTTTGCCTCGTTCATCATCGGCGGAATTCTGCGCACCTTGCTGGGGCAACTGCTGGGCTCAGTCGCGACCGGCAGCCTGATCGGTGTTTTGGCGTTGTTCTTTGTCGGATCCGTCGGCGTTGCCGTGATCGTCGGGTTCATCGGTTTCTCCCTGGCGTTCATCGCCGATCTTTTTCCGAAGTCCACGGGCCCATCGCGCGGCGGCTCCCGGTCGAGCGGTTCCTCGTCGGGCGGCGGCTGGAGCAGCGGTTCGTCGTCCAGCGATAGCGGCAGCTTCAGCGGCGGTGGCGGCAGCTTTGGCGGCGGCGGTGCCTCGGGGAGCTGGTAG
- a CDS encoding TPM domain-containing protein yields MSIRRISRHLLQHHWRAKRVFPQNVLDRIEQAIRQGETTHSGQVRFVVEGALDGAPLFRNQPARERALDVFSHLRIWDTAHNSGVVIYLLLADRDVEIVADRGIDAKVGAEGWESICRAMEAEFRSGQFERGVLGGIEAVTRELAKHFPPQGPHRNELPDEPVVM; encoded by the coding sequence ATGAGCATCAGGCGCATCAGCAGGCATCTGCTCCAGCACCATTGGCGGGCAAAGCGGGTGTTTCCGCAAAACGTGCTCGACCGCATCGAGCAGGCGATCAGGCAGGGCGAGACCACACATTCCGGCCAGGTCCGTTTCGTCGTCGAAGGCGCGCTCGACGGCGCGCCTCTGTTCCGCAACCAGCCGGCGCGCGAGCGCGCGCTCGACGTGTTCTCGCATCTGCGCATCTGGGACACCGCGCACAACAGCGGCGTCGTGATCTATCTCCTCCTCGCCGACCGCGACGTCGAGATCGTCGCCGACCGCGGCATCGACGCGAAGGTCGGCGCCGAGGGCTGGGAGAGCATCTGCCGCGCGATGGAGGCGGAGTTCAGGTCAGGCCAGTTCGAGCGCGGCGTGCTCGGCGGCATCGAGGCGGTGACGCGAGAGCTGGCAAAGCATTTCCCGCCGCAAGGCCCGCATCGCAACGAGCTGCCGGATGAGCCAGTGGTGATGTAG
- a CDS encoding LemA family protein, whose product MLTVLAALASLSLTNCGYNAIQSEDERIKANWSEVVNQYQRRADLVPNLVNSVKGFAQQEKDVLLGVTNARAKVGSIQATPEVLNDPAAFQKFQAAQGELSSALSRLLVVTENYPQLKSDALFKDLMSQLEGTENRITVARNRYIKAVQDYNVTIRSFPSNLTAMMFSYKEKPNFSVGNEKEISTAPKVDFNPAPAPSK is encoded by the coding sequence ATCCTCACCGTGCTGGCGGCGCTGGCCTCGCTCAGCCTCACCAATTGCGGCTACAACGCGATCCAGAGCGAGGACGAGCGGATCAAGGCCAACTGGTCGGAGGTGGTGAACCAGTATCAGCGCCGCGCCGATCTCGTGCCCAATCTCGTCAACTCGGTGAAGGGCTTTGCGCAGCAGGAGAAGGACGTGCTGCTCGGCGTCACCAATGCCCGGGCCAAGGTCGGCAGCATCCAGGCAACCCCGGAGGTGCTCAACGATCCCGCAGCGTTCCAGAAATTCCAGGCCGCCCAGGGCGAGCTCTCCAGCGCGCTGTCGCGGCTGCTGGTCGTCACCGAGAACTACCCTCAGCTCAAATCGGACGCGCTGTTCAAGGATCTGATGTCCCAGCTCGAGGGCACCGAGAACCGGATCACGGTGGCGCGCAACCGCTACATCAAGGCGGTGCAGGACTATAATGTCACCATCCGCTCGTTCCCGAGCAACCTCACCGCGATGATGTTCAGCTACAAGGAGAAGCCGAATTTCTCGGTCGGGAACGAGAAGGAAATCTCGACCGCGCCGAAGGTCGACTTCAATCCGGCACCCGCGCCGTCGAAGTAG
- a CDS encoding xanthine dehydrogenase family protein molybdopterin-binding subunit codes for MNILPGNLRFGAGQPVKRLEDQRLLTGKGQFIDDKPEDGALWLHVLRSPHAHAKIVSIDVSAAAAMPGVAAIYTGAELIKDDIGTIPTLSIFKRPDGKPMTVPPRRLLAHETVRYAGEAVAAVVASSRADAQSVAEAIVIEYDVQPAVVDPVEAVKPGAPVVWPEAPDNIVGAMSYGDAAKADEAFARAAHTVELDIVSQRLVPSAMEPRSTIAEIDKKSGRLLLHVQSQTPASTRDVLAEAVLKRPKDSVRVLVGDIGGGFGQKTNLYPEDGIVAYAATKLNKRIRWRGDRTDEFVGGTHGRDLTSTASFALNEKGKVLAYRVKSIGCTGAYSSGAANIIPLVLGPFVQTGVYDLPLVHFEVKSVMTHTAPVGAYRGAGRPEAVFIVERLFDAAARKIGMDPRAIRKANYIKPAQLPYTNAAGQVYDSGAFAHMLDRAVKLADWDGFAARKKAAKKKGLLYGRGLTSYIEWTGGRAHTEKVSLHATSQGRVILHSGTMAMGQGLQTTYTQMISDSLGIALDKIDVVQGDTDLATGFGSVGSRSLFVGGTAVAVSSNDLIQKAREKAANVLETSVEDIEYQGGMLTVVGTDRRISLFELAEKERGAKLSVDSEGEVDGPSWPNGTHICEVEIDPETGVSRVVRYTTVDDVGIAVNPMLVTGQIHGGVAQGIGQALYEGVSYDAEGQLLTASYQDYCIPRADDVPPIVVTLDDSAPCRTNPLGAKGCGESGAIGGPPCVTNGVMDALAELGITQLNTPLTPQKIWKAIQEARVSA; via the coding sequence ATGAACATTCTTCCCGGCAATTTGCGTTTCGGAGCGGGGCAGCCCGTCAAGCGTTTGGAAGATCAGCGACTGCTCACCGGGAAGGGCCAGTTCATCGACGACAAGCCGGAAGACGGCGCGCTGTGGTTGCATGTGCTGCGCTCGCCGCATGCCCACGCGAAGATCGTGTCGATCGACGTCAGCGCGGCGGCCGCGATGCCCGGCGTTGCCGCGATCTACACCGGTGCCGAGCTGATCAAGGACGACATCGGCACCATTCCGACGCTGAGCATCTTCAAGCGCCCCGACGGCAAGCCGATGACGGTGCCGCCGCGGCGACTGCTCGCGCACGAAACCGTGCGCTACGCCGGCGAGGCCGTGGCGGCAGTGGTCGCCTCGTCGCGTGCCGACGCGCAGAGCGTGGCGGAAGCAATCGTGATCGAATATGACGTGCAGCCGGCGGTGGTCGATCCCGTCGAGGCCGTAAAACCCGGCGCGCCCGTGGTGTGGCCCGAGGCGCCCGACAACATCGTCGGTGCGATGAGCTATGGCGACGCCGCCAAGGCGGATGAGGCCTTCGCCAGGGCCGCGCATACGGTCGAGCTCGACATTGTCAGCCAGCGCCTTGTTCCGTCAGCGATGGAGCCGCGCTCGACCATCGCGGAGATCGATAAGAAGTCCGGCCGTCTCCTGCTGCATGTGCAGTCGCAGACGCCGGCCTCGACCCGCGACGTGCTCGCCGAAGCCGTGTTGAAGCGTCCCAAGGACAGCGTGCGTGTCCTGGTCGGCGACATCGGCGGCGGGTTTGGCCAGAAGACCAATCTCTATCCGGAAGACGGCATCGTCGCCTATGCCGCGACCAAGCTGAACAAGAGGATCCGCTGGCGCGGCGATCGCACCGACGAGTTCGTCGGCGGTACCCACGGCCGCGATCTCACCTCGACCGCGTCGTTCGCGCTGAACGAGAAGGGCAAGGTACTGGCCTATCGCGTCAAGTCGATCGGCTGCACTGGCGCTTATTCGTCGGGTGCCGCCAACATCATTCCGCTGGTGCTCGGGCCCTTCGTGCAGACCGGCGTCTACGATCTGCCGCTGGTGCATTTCGAGGTGAAGTCGGTGATGACCCACACCGCGCCGGTCGGCGCCTATCGCGGCGCAGGCCGGCCCGAGGCGGTGTTCATCGTCGAGCGCCTGTTCGACGCCGCTGCGCGAAAAATCGGCATGGATCCGCGCGCGATCCGGAAAGCGAACTACATCAAGCCGGCGCAACTGCCCTATACCAATGCGGCCGGGCAGGTCTACGATTCCGGCGCGTTTGCGCATATGCTCGATCGCGCCGTGAAGCTCGCCGATTGGGACGGTTTTGCCGCGCGCAAGAAGGCCGCGAAGAAGAAGGGCCTGCTCTATGGCCGCGGGCTGACCTCCTACATCGAATGGACCGGCGGCCGCGCCCACACCGAGAAGGTCAGTCTGCATGCGACCTCGCAGGGCCGCGTCATCCTGCATTCCGGGACCATGGCGATGGGGCAGGGCTTGCAGACCACCTACACGCAAATGATCTCCGATAGCCTCGGCATTGCCCTGGACAAGATCGACGTCGTGCAGGGCGATACCGATCTTGCCACGGGCTTTGGCAGCGTCGGCTCGCGCTCGTTGTTCGTCGGCGGCACCGCGGTCGCGGTTTCCTCCAACGATCTGATCCAGAAGGCGCGGGAGAAGGCGGCGAACGTGCTGGAGACCTCGGTCGAGGACATCGAATACCAGGGCGGCATGCTCACCGTGGTCGGCACCGACCGCCGCATCAGCCTGTTCGAGCTCGCCGAGAAGGAGCGCGGCGCCAAGCTCAGCGTCGATTCCGAAGGCGAGGTCGATGGGCCGAGCTGGCCGAACGGCACCCATATCTGCGAGGTCGAGATCGATCCCGAGACCGGCGTCTCCCGCGTCGTACGCTACACCACCGTCGACGACGTCGGCATCGCCGTGAACCCGATGCTGGTGACGGGCCAGATCCATGGCGGCGTCGCGCAGGGCATCGGGCAGGCGCTGTATGAGGGCGTGTCCTATGACGCCGAAGGCCAGCTCCTCACCGCGAGCTACCAGGACTACTGCATCCCGCGTGCCGACGACGTTCCGCCGATCGTGGTGACGCTCGACGACTCCGCGCCTTGCCGCACCAATCCGCTCGGCGCCAAGGGATGCGGCGAATCCGGCGCCATCGGCGGCCCGCCCTGCGTCACCAACGGCGTGATGGACGCGCTCGCCGAACTCGGCATCACCCAGCTCAACACCCCGCTGACGCCGCAGAAGATCTGGAAGGCGATCCAGGAGGCGAGGGTGAGCGCTTAA
- a CDS encoding enoyl-CoA hydratase, which translates to MSSFETILVERPEPAITRIVMNRPDARNAQNLQMTYDLNAAFDEAVQDDTVKVIILAGNGPHFSSGHDLRPGGKNAAGVDFPPIGNWGGFAEPNAHGRFAREQEIYLQITRRWRNLAKPTIAEVHGKCIAGGLMLAWACDLIVASDDAQFCDPVVAMGVCGVEWFVHPWELGPRKAKEFLFTADSWSAQEAHQLGMVNQVVPRAELSSSVLALARRIAAKPSFALKLTKEAVNRSVDVMGQPAAIDQAFALHQLCHAHNLQEFGMVVDPSGLHPSVRKPPAAAE; encoded by the coding sequence ATGTCCTCGTTCGAGACCATCCTCGTGGAGAGGCCGGAGCCGGCGATCACCCGGATCGTGATGAACCGGCCCGATGCGCGCAACGCGCAGAACCTGCAAATGACCTACGATCTCAACGCTGCCTTCGACGAGGCAGTGCAGGACGATACGGTCAAGGTCATCATCCTCGCCGGCAACGGGCCGCACTTCTCCTCTGGGCACGATCTGCGGCCCGGCGGAAAGAACGCCGCAGGGGTCGATTTTCCGCCGATCGGAAATTGGGGCGGTTTTGCCGAACCCAACGCCCATGGCCGCTTCGCGCGCGAGCAGGAAATCTACCTCCAGATCACGCGGCGCTGGCGCAACCTCGCCAAGCCGACGATCGCGGAGGTGCACGGCAAGTGCATCGCCGGCGGGCTGATGCTGGCCTGGGCCTGCGACCTCATCGTCGCCAGCGACGATGCGCAGTTCTGCGATCCTGTCGTCGCCATGGGTGTCTGCGGCGTCGAGTGGTTCGTGCATCCCTGGGAGCTCGGCCCGCGCAAAGCCAAGGAATTTCTGTTCACCGCCGATAGCTGGAGCGCGCAGGAGGCGCATCAGCTCGGCATGGTCAACCAAGTCGTGCCGCGCGCGGAGCTGTCATCCTCCGTACTGGCGCTGGCGCGCAGGATCGCGGCAAAACCGTCATTCGCGTTGAAGCTGACCAAGGAAGCGGTCAACCGCTCGGTCGACGTGATGGGCCAGCCGGCCGCGATCGACCAGGCCTTTGCGCTGCATCAGCTCTGTCACGCCCATAACCTTCAGGAGTTCGGCATGGTGGTCGATCCGTCCGGCTTGCATCCCTCCGTGCGCAAGCCCCCGGCGGCCGCGGAGTAG
- a CDS encoding acyl-CoA dehydrogenase family protein gives MDLSFNAEERAFQDAVRGFIAKNLTEEMKRATALTPSVFSYPDIGMAWQRTLHRQGWGAPGWPVEHGGPDWTPAQRWIFETESARAGVPNVNVMGVKMVGPVIIGFGSPEQKNFYLPRILSGEDYWCQGYSEPGSGSDLSSLKTRAVRDGDDYIINGTKIWTTHAHHANRMFALVRTSDGPRQQDGISFVLIDMKTPGITTRPILTIGGDHEVNQVFFDDVRVPVANRVGEEGKGWTYGKYLLEFERGSGIASAKLREGLKEISELAESDLTGRAIDGLDIATRISEVEIDIDALEMTELRVLSALQTGQNPGAVSSILKLRNSEIRQAVTRLGADVIGHDALAVEPMRPLYKLNHEPAIPEEMLTVVPEYLNGRAYTIFGGTSEIQRDIIAKMMLGI, from the coding sequence ATGGACCTGTCGTTCAATGCCGAGGAGCGCGCCTTCCAGGACGCCGTGCGCGGCTTCATTGCCAAGAATCTCACCGAGGAGATGAAGCGTGCGACCGCGCTGACGCCGTCGGTGTTCTCCTATCCCGATATCGGCATGGCCTGGCAGCGCACGCTGCACCGCCAGGGCTGGGGCGCGCCGGGCTGGCCGGTCGAGCATGGCGGCCCCGACTGGACGCCGGCGCAGCGCTGGATTTTCGAGACCGAAAGCGCGCGGGCTGGTGTTCCGAACGTCAACGTGATGGGCGTGAAGATGGTCGGGCCCGTCATCATTGGCTTCGGCTCACCGGAGCAGAAGAATTTCTACCTGCCGCGGATCCTCTCCGGTGAGGACTATTGGTGCCAGGGCTATTCCGAGCCGGGCTCCGGCTCCGACCTCTCTTCGCTGAAGACCCGCGCGGTGCGCGACGGCGACGACTACATCATCAACGGCACGAAAATCTGGACCACGCACGCGCATCACGCCAACCGCATGTTCGCACTGGTGCGCACCAGCGACGGGCCGCGGCAGCAGGACGGCATCAGCTTTGTCCTGATCGACATGAAGACACCGGGCATTACAACGCGCCCGATCCTGACCATCGGCGGTGACCACGAGGTCAATCAGGTGTTTTTCGACGACGTGCGGGTTCCGGTGGCCAACCGCGTCGGCGAAGAAGGCAAGGGCTGGACCTACGGCAAATATCTGCTCGAGTTCGAGCGTGGCTCCGGCATCGCATCGGCGAAGCTGCGCGAAGGACTGAAGGAGATCTCGGAGCTGGCTGAATCCGATTTGACCGGACGCGCGATCGACGGTCTCGATATCGCGACACGCATCTCCGAGGTCGAGATCGACATCGACGCGTTGGAGATGACCGAGCTGCGCGTGCTCTCGGCGCTCCAGACCGGACAAAATCCCGGCGCGGTGTCGTCAATCCTGAAGCTGCGCAACAGTGAAATTCGCCAGGCGGTGACGCGGTTAGGGGCCGACGTCATCGGCCACGACGCCCTCGCGGTCGAGCCGATGCGCCCGCTCTACAAGCTCAACCACGAGCCGGCGATCCCGGAGGAGATGCTGACGGTGGTGCCGGAATATCTCAACGGGCGGGCCTACACCATCTTCGGCGGCACCTCGGAGATCCAGCGCGATATTATTGCGAAGATGATGCTGGGGATTTGA
- a CDS encoding dihydrodipicolinate synthase family protein, giving the protein MSEFHGVFPYLVSPVDADGSLRTNVLGKLCDDLIGAGVHGLTPLGSTGEFAYLNAAQRNSIVQTTIEAAKGRVPVVAGVASTSTVDAVAQARAYQKLGADGILAILEAYFPLADAQVESYFRSIADAVDIPVVIYTNPQFQRSDLTLDVIARLAEHPRIGYIKDASTNTGRLLSIMNRCGDSLRVFSASAHIPAAVMLIGGLGWMAGPACIIPRQSVALYDLCKASRWDEAMVLQRTLWRINEAFARFNLAACIKAGLAMQGYDVGDPVPPQTPLTAEQRKAVEAALRELG; this is encoded by the coding sequence ATGTCCGAATTCCACGGCGTCTTTCCCTATCTCGTCTCGCCCGTCGATGCCGACGGCTCGTTGCGGACTAATGTTCTAGGCAAGCTCTGCGACGATCTGATCGGCGCCGGCGTGCACGGCCTGACGCCGCTCGGTTCGACCGGCGAGTTCGCCTATCTCAACGCCGCGCAGCGCAACTCGATCGTGCAGACCACGATCGAGGCCGCGAAGGGCCGCGTGCCCGTCGTGGCCGGTGTCGCGTCCACCTCGACGGTGGACGCGGTGGCGCAGGCAAGGGCGTATCAGAAGCTCGGCGCCGACGGCATTCTGGCGATCCTGGAGGCCTACTTCCCGCTCGCCGACGCGCAGGTCGAATCCTATTTCCGCAGCATCGCGGATGCCGTGGACATTCCCGTCGTCATCTATACCAATCCGCAATTCCAGCGCTCCGATCTCACCCTCGATGTCATCGCGCGCCTCGCCGAGCATCCGCGCATCGGCTACATCAAGGACGCCTCGACCAACACCGGCCGCCTGCTTTCGATCATGAACCGCTGCGGCGATTCCTTGCGCGTGTTCTCGGCCTCCGCCCATATCCCGGCCGCGGTAATGCTGATCGGCGGGCTGGGTTGGATGGCGGGACCGGCCTGCATTATCCCGCGCCAGAGCGTCGCGCTCTACGACCTCTGCAAGGCCAGCCGCTGGGACGAGGCCATGGTGCTCCAGCGCACGCTGTGGCGCATCAACGAAGCCTTCGCCCGCTTCAATCTTGCCGCCTGCATCAAGGCGGGGCTGGCCATGCAGGGCTATGACGTCGGCGATCCAGTCCCGCCGCAGACGCCGCTGACAGCCGAGCAGCGCAAGGCCGTGGAAGCGGCGTTGCGGGAGCTGGGCTGA
- a CDS encoding MBL fold metallo-hydrolase gives MSDRKPTAFPILMKNDICSLIQAADDVYQIRFSNRAANAYLIRGSARTILIDVGLSSNYPAMVECLNFIDCPPEKIDMVVLSHEHLDHIGAAWHFNERRTFVAAHRLAANKIMLRDDFSMLRKMFNEPNVPINIDIWLEEGNLIDLGNFRLNVMYTPGHTSACITLFDQDKGLLFAADTLMPGGVMGGVFGSGSISDYIQSLERIKGLDTKILLSGHGRLSDTPQEDVRIAIARSHGLLEDTAQLFDALDARSNFEPIMQSVRDLNKLDD, from the coding sequence ATGAGCGACCGCAAGCCCACCGCATTCCCGATCCTGATGAAGAACGACATTTGCTCGCTGATCCAGGCCGCGGACGACGTCTACCAGATCCGCTTCTCCAACCGCGCCGCCAACGCCTATCTCATACGCGGCTCGGCGCGCACGATCCTGATCGATGTCGGGCTATCCTCGAATTATCCGGCGATGGTGGAATGCCTGAACTTCATCGACTGCCCGCCGGAAAAGATCGACATGGTGGTGCTGAGCCACGAGCACCTCGACCATATCGGCGCCGCCTGGCACTTCAACGAACGCCGCACTTTTGTCGCGGCTCATCGCCTTGCCGCCAACAAGATCATGCTGCGCGATGATTTCTCGATGCTGCGAAAGATGTTCAACGAGCCGAACGTGCCGATCAACATCGACATCTGGCTCGAGGAAGGCAATCTGATCGACCTCGGCAATTTCCGTCTCAACGTGATGTATACGCCGGGCCACACCTCGGCCTGCATCACGCTGTTCGACCAGGACAAGGGCCTGCTGTTCGCCGCCGACACCCTGATGCCCGGCGGCGTCATGGGCGGCGTGTTCGGCTCCGGCAGCATCTCCGACTACATCCAGTCGCTTGAGCGCATCAAGGGGCTGGATACGAAGATTTTGCTGTCAGGGCACGGACGGCTGTCCGATACGCCGCAGGAAGATGTACGGATCGCGATTGCGAGGTCGCACGGTCTGCTGGAAGACACCGCGCAATTGTTCGACGCGCTGGATGCGCGTTCGAATTTCGAACCGATTATGCAGTCGGTCAGGGATTTGAACAAGCTGGATGATTAG
- a CDS encoding acyl-CoA dehydrogenase, whose translation MDLNLTDEQRLLRESAERFVAESYDADHRRKSANDPLGFSPAVWKQFAELGWLALPIAEELGGLGGGAVEIGILMEAFGRGLVSEPYLATVVLGAALIDRCGSTAQKQALLPKIADGTLKLAFAHSERAARFDLAKVATIANKTAQGWRLAGSKIAVLDGHAADNIIVSAHIHDHQGLSGRIGLFLVPAQTPSLAISDYARLGGGRACNIELSDVHLPEDVLLGDGHDALPAIEWAVDRAMAALGAEAVGIMQTLLDTTLEYTKIRKQFGRPLSANQVIRHRLADMAMQVDEARSMALRAALKVDAEPVERARAASGAKAKIGKCARFVGEQSIQLHGGMGVTEELEVGAYFKRLIAFDTLFGGSAHHYRRHAELGRAAVPA comes from the coding sequence ATGGATCTCAATCTCACCGACGAGCAACGGCTGCTGCGCGAGAGCGCCGAGCGCTTCGTGGCCGAAAGCTACGATGCAGATCACCGCCGCAAGTCGGCGAACGATCCGCTCGGCTTCAGCCCGGCGGTCTGGAAGCAGTTCGCCGAACTCGGCTGGCTGGCGCTGCCGATCGCGGAGGAACTTGGCGGGCTCGGCGGCGGTGCGGTCGAGATCGGCATTTTGATGGAGGCGTTTGGCCGCGGGCTGGTGTCTGAGCCCTATCTCGCAACGGTCGTGCTCGGGGCTGCGCTGATCGATAGATGCGGCAGCACGGCGCAGAAGCAGGCACTACTGCCGAAGATCGCGGACGGAACGCTGAAGCTCGCCTTCGCCCATTCCGAGCGCGCGGCACGGTTCGATTTGGCCAAGGTCGCGACCATCGCGAACAAGACGGCACAGGGCTGGCGCCTCGCCGGCAGCAAGATTGCCGTGCTCGACGGCCATGCCGCCGACAACATCATCGTCTCCGCGCATATCCATGACCATCAAGGTCTGTCCGGCCGGATCGGCCTGTTCCTGGTGCCGGCGCAGACGCCAAGCCTTGCGATCAGCGACTATGCGCGCCTCGGCGGCGGACGGGCCTGCAACATCGAGCTGTCCGACGTGCACCTGCCGGAGGATGTCCTGCTCGGCGACGGTCACGACGCGCTGCCGGCGATCGAATGGGCAGTCGACCGCGCCATGGCTGCGCTTGGCGCGGAAGCCGTCGGCATCATGCAGACGTTACTCGATACGACGCTGGAGTACACCAAGATCCGAAAACAGTTCGGCCGGCCGCTGTCCGCCAACCAGGTGATCCGTCATCGCCTCGCCGACATGGCGATGCAGGTCGATGAGGCGCGCTCGATGGCACTGCGCGCCGCACTGAAGGTCGATGCCGAACCGGTCGAGCGCGCGCGGGCCGCATCGGGCGCGAAGGCGAAGATCGGCAAATGCGCGCGCTTTGTCGGCGAGCAGTCGATCCAGCTTCACGGCGGCATGGGCGTCACCGAGGAGCTCGAGGTCGGCGCCTATTTCAAGCGGCTGATCGCCTTCGACACGCTGTTCGGCGGCAGCGCGCATCATTATCGCCGCCACGCCGAGCTTGGCCGCGCGGCCGTGCCTGCCTGA